A region of Synergistaceae bacterium DNA encodes the following proteins:
- the glgC gene encoding glucose-1-phosphate adenylyltransferase: MYGEKYGRVLGIVLAGGKGERLMPLTRYRAKPAVYFGAKYRIIDFALSNLVNSGIFAVYVLVQFKSQSLNEHIEQGWQFGGALRGRDFFVTLVPAQMWRGEHWFQGTADAVFQSLHLISLFKADVVCIFAADHIYKMDVEQMLDHHVKYKADVTVAANVVPVAEAYQFGCIKTDASGRIVEFLEKPSVPPEIPDNPGFCYISMGNYIFERHILEEALIYDSQQPTSHDFGRDIIPGLVQQNARVYAYDFSTNILPHSTREIEKVHQWREDKPYWRDVGTIKAYWQAHMELLSYDSEMTLYNPMWPIRTVSFADPPSYSYPADGHDCNVNRALLAEGSRILGATVQRSVLSRNCVVQPGTVIDESVIGQGVVVGRNCRIRHAIIDAHNYIPDNTVIGEDPEADAREYSVDPASGIVTIGMPRIQYQKDVDEKALDAFSWSTFS, encoded by the coding sequence ATGTACGGAGAAAAATACGGGAGAGTTCTCGGGATTGTGCTTGCAGGGGGCAAAGGAGAACGCTTAATGCCGTTGACTCGTTACAGGGCAAAACCGGCCGTTTATTTCGGAGCGAAATATCGTATTATCGATTTTGCTCTTTCCAATCTCGTCAACAGCGGAATTTTTGCCGTTTACGTTCTCGTCCAGTTCAAGAGCCAGTCCCTTAACGAGCACATCGAACAGGGGTGGCAGTTCGGCGGCGCTCTGCGCGGACGCGATTTTTTCGTGACGCTTGTTCCCGCGCAGATGTGGAGGGGTGAACATTGGTTCCAGGGAACGGCGGACGCCGTCTTCCAGAGTCTGCACCTGATCTCTCTTTTCAAGGCGGACGTGGTTTGTATTTTCGCCGCGGACCACATCTACAAGATGGACGTCGAACAGATGTTGGACCATCACGTCAAGTATAAAGCCGACGTCACCGTCGCCGCTAATGTGGTTCCGGTTGCTGAGGCTTATCAATTCGGTTGCATCAAGACTGACGCGTCGGGGCGCATTGTGGAGTTTCTCGAAAAACCCTCCGTTCCTCCAGAGATTCCCGACAATCCGGGGTTTTGCTATATCTCGATGGGAAACTATATTTTCGAGCGCCACATTCTGGAAGAAGCGCTGATCTATGATTCCCAGCAACCGACCAGTCACGACTTCGGACGTGACATTATTCCAGGACTGGTGCAGCAGAACGCCAGGGTATACGCCTATGATTTCTCGACCAACATTTTGCCTCACTCCACCCGCGAGATTGAAAAAGTGCACCAATGGCGTGAGGATAAACCCTATTGGCGCGACGTGGGGACGATCAAAGCCTATTGGCAGGCTCATATGGAACTTTTGAGCTACGACTCCGAGATGACGCTCTACAATCCCATGTGGCCCATTCGCACCGTTTCCTTCGCCGACCCGCCTTCCTATTCTTACCCCGCCGACGGGCACGACTGCAACGTCAACCGCGCCCTTTTGGCCGAAGGAAGCCGTATCCTTGGAGCGACAGTACAGCGATCTGTTCTGTCGCGCAACTGCGTGGTTCAGCCAGGCACGGTCATTGATGAGAGCGTCATCGGCCAAGGCGTGGTGGTGGGACGGAACTGCCGCATCCGACATGCGATCATCGACGCGCACAACTACATTCCCGACAATACCGTGATCGGCGAGGATCCTGAAGCCGACGCGCGAGAGTATTCCGTCGACCCTGCCTCCGGGATCGTGACCATAGGGATGCCGCGCATCCAATATCAGAAAGACGTGGACGAAAAAGCCCTGGACGCCTTCTCCTGGTCCACGTTCAGTTGA